The DNA sequence ATTTACCACTTTCAAACAGATTGCTGAAAAAGGGTCATGAAATTCTTTTAACAAGTGTAAGAGGAGAAAAGAAAACACCCGGTGAATTTAGAAGAAGTCAAAATTGGATTGGAGCAACGCTAAAAGATGCGGTTTTTATACCACCAACTGCTGATGAAGTAAATGAATTAATGAGTGATTTAGAAAAGTTTTTAAATAATAACAATATAAACGTTCCTCATTTAATCAAAATTGCAATAGGTCATTATCAATTTGAAACGATTCATCCTTTTCTAGATGGCAATGGAAGATTGGGAAGGCTTTTAATAACATTATATTTGGTCAGCAATAAAATTTTAGTAAAGCCAACATTATATTTATCGGATTTTTTTGAAAGGAATAAAATTTATTATTATGATAATCTAACAATTGCCAGAACCAATAATAATATTTCACAATGGATAAAGTTTTTTTTGGCAGGTGTAGTTGAAACTTCTCAAAATTCAATTGAAACATTTAACAGCATTATTAAACTTAAACAAAAATTGGAAAGTGAAGTATTGTTAAAAATGGGAAAAAAACAAATTAGAGCAAAAAAGTTGCTTGATGAATTATATAAAAATCCAATAGTTGATAGCTCTATAGTTATGAAAATTCTTAATGTTACTCCTACAACTTCTAATAATTTAATTAAAGAATTTGCAAAATTTGGAATATTAGTTGAGCTGACTGGTTTTAAAAGAAATCGTCTTTATATTTTTGATGAATATGTTAAGATATTTCAAAAATAATTTTTTTGAAACGAAATTAGTTTAATTAAAAACTCCAACAATCTGTTCTCCACAATTTTTGCATTTGCCATTTTTCATTTTTATGTCTAAAACAGAATGCCAATCTCTAATAATAATTGGTTCTTTACAATTTGGGCAATAGGTTGTTTGTCCTTCCAAATTATGAATATTTCCGACATAGCAAAAATTAATACCTTCATTAATTGCAATTTTTCTAGCCATTTCTAATGTTGAAACTGGAGTTCTAATTTTATCTCTCATTTTAAAATCCGGATGAAATGCTGTAAAATGGAGCGGAACATTTTCACCTAAATTTGTAACAATCCAATTGCACATTTTTTTAATTTCATCTGAACTATCATTTTCATCTGGGATTAATAGTGTTGTAATTTCTAACCAAATTTCTGTTTCGTTCTTTAACCACAATAAAGTATCAAGAATATCATTCAAATGAGAAAAAGTTAATTTGTGATAAAAAGTTTCAGTAAATGCCTTCAAATCTACATTTGCCGCATCAATATATTTGTAAACATCTTTACGAGCGTTTTTATCAATATATCCGGCAGTTACCATTACATTTTTGATATTTTCTTCACGAGCAATTTGAGAAATATCTATTACGTATTCACCAAAAATTGTCGGATCATTATATGTATAAGCAATTGAAGGAGTTTTATATTTTTTTGCAAGATTAACAACTTGTTCCGGAGAAGCATTAAGAGAATTTATTTCATCCAATTTAGATTTGCTGATTGACCAATTTTGACAAAACTTGCATCCCAAATTACATCCGGCAGTTCCAAAACTTAAAATTTGTGTTCCCGGTAAAAAATGCGAGAGTGGTTTTTTTTCAACTGGATCAATTGCAAATCCGGTTGGTCTTCCGTAACCAATAGAATAAAGATTATTATCAATATTTTCTCTTATGTAGCAAAAACCTTTTTGCCCATTTCCAATTGTGCAGTAGCGCGGACATAGTGTGCAGAGTATTTTTCCGTTAGATTGAAGTTCCCACCATTTTGCTAATTTATATTCCATTTCTTACTTTTTCTTTTCCTACTAAAGTAAGATTTTTTTATTAATCTACAACTAAAAAACGCACCCAATTTTTTCTGTTTATTTCATCAATCGGAGCTCCGGCTGTAAAAACAACAACATCACCGGTTGTAACTATTTCATCTTTTATCAAAATTTCCAATGCACTTTTGATATAAAAATCTTCGTTCATTATATCTTTTAAAAAGTAGGGTTTTATACCTTTATGTAGATTCAAGTGATTAAGCGTGTCAAAAGAATCTGAGAAAGCGAAAATATGTGCATCCGGATTATATTTTGAAAGTATGTTTGCCTTTCGTCCTTGATGTGTAAAAACCACAAGCGCTTTTGCATTTACTTGATTTGCAATTTCGACAAAAGCTTTTCCCGTTGCATCAAAAATATTATCAGCTTTACTTTTAGGATTTTCAAATTTTACTTTTGTCTTAAATTGACTCTGAGATTCAGTTGACATTAAAATGCTTTTCATCGTTTTAATTGTTTGTCGTGGATATTTTCCAACAGCCGTTTCACCGCTTAACATTACAACATCAGTTCCATCTAAAACTGCATTCGCCACGTCGGATGCTTCGGCTCTTGTGGGAATTGGATTTGTTATCATCGATTCCAACATTTGAGTTGCAGTAATTACAAGTTTGCCAACTGAATTACATCTTCCAATAATATTTTTCTGAATTATTGGAACCAACTGCGGAGCTAATTCAACTCCAAGATCACCTCTTGCAACCATAATTCCATCAGAAGCTTCAAGTATTGCCTCAAAATTTTCTACTGCTTCCGGTTTTTCAATTTTTGCAATAATAGGTTTATTGTAACCTTTGCTTTTCATCCAATTTTTAAGTTCATAAATATCTTCTGCATATCTCACAAACGATAGAGCCACATAATCAACTCTGTGTTTGAATGCAAACTCCATATTTTTTTTATCTGTTTCAGTAAATGATGGCGTGCTTAAAATCATTCCCGGTAAATTCATTCCTTTTTTTGGTTTGAGTTTTCCGCCTTCAAGAATTTTGCAAACCACCGATCTTTCTTTTTTACTGATAATTTCTAACTTTATTAATCCATCATCAATTAAGATTTGATTACCAATTTTTGCATCAACAATTAATTCTTGATATGATGATGATATGATATTTTCATTTCCCAAAATAGTATCAATTGTAATTTCAATATTATTTCCAGTTAGAATTTCAACTTCATCTTTTTCTAATTTGCCGATTCTAATTTTAGGTCCTTGCAAATCTTGAAGAATCGGAATTGGCATTTTGCTCGTTTCGCATACATCATGAATTTTGTTAAATAAATCCGTAAAATAATTTTCATCTCCATGCGAGAAATTCATTCTAAATGCATTAACCCCTTCATCAATAAGTCCAAGCAGCATTTCTTTGCTATCTGTTGCTGGACCAATTGTAGCTAAAATTTTTGTTTTTACAAATCTAGTATTCAATTTTTTCCTTTTACTTTAGATGTATTAGTTCCATTATTTTCTTTCTCTTTTTGATTTTGCGGCTGCGGACGAGTTCTGTGTTTCATATCGGTTAAACATTTTTCAACTTTTCCGTAAACAGTATTCGGCTGATATTTTCCATTCTTCATTTGCTTTCCGGCTTTAACTCCAGTGAGCAATTCTATTGCTTCATCAACAGTTTGAATAGAATAAATTGAAAAATTTTTATTTCTTACTTCATCAATAATTTCATCTTTCAACATAAGATCTTTTACATTCTGAAGAGGAATAATTACACCATGAGTTTTATCCAAACCTCTCGATTTACAAACATCAAAATAGCCTTCAATTTTTTCATTAACTCCGCCTATTGGCTGAATATCACCTTTTTGATTTATTGATCCGGTAATTGCAAAATTTTGCTTGATCGGTATTTCGGCAATGCTGGAAAGGAGCGCACATACTTCAGTAACCGAAGCGCT is a window from the Ignavibacteriota bacterium genome containing:
- a CDS encoding Fic family protein; translated protein: MDIKNFKAGNLKKQYEYFSFSPNIVNIEWIISDPELNSLLGEANRKIGELNAFSQLIPDVDFFIMMHITKEATKSSKIEGTQTSIEEVFIKEENIKPERRNDYKEVQNYVSAMNYAISELENLPLSNRLLKKGHEILLTSVRGEKKTPGEFRRSQNWIGATLKDAVFIPPTADEVNELMSDLEKFLNNNNINVPHLIKIAIGHYQFETIHPFLDGNGRLGRLLITLYLVSNKILVKPTLYLSDFFERNKIYYYDNLTIARTNNNISQWIKFFLAGVVETSQNSIETFNSIIKLKQKLESEVLLKMGKKQIRAKKLLDELYKNPIVDSSIVMKILNVTPTTSNNLIKEFAKFGILVELTGFKRNRLYIFDEYVKIFQK
- the amrS gene encoding AmmeMemoRadiSam system radical SAM enzyme, producing MEYKLAKWWELQSNGKILCTLCPRYCTIGNGQKGFCYIRENIDNNLYSIGYGRPTGFAIDPVEKKPLSHFLPGTQILSFGTAGCNLGCKFCQNWSISKSKLDEINSLNASPEQVVNLAKKYKTPSIAYTYNDPTIFGEYVIDISQIAREENIKNVMVTAGYIDKNARKDVYKYIDAANVDLKAFTETFYHKLTFSHLNDILDTLLWLKNETEIWLEITTLLIPDENDSSDEIKKMCNWIVTNLGENVPLHFTAFHPDFKMRDKIRTPVSTLEMARKIAINEGINFCYVGNIHNLEGQTTYCPNCKEPIIIRDWHSVLDIKMKNGKCKNCGEQIVGVFN
- the pyk gene encoding pyruvate kinase produces the protein MNTRFVKTKILATIGPATDSKEMLLGLIDEGVNAFRMNFSHGDENYFTDLFNKIHDVCETSKMPIPILQDLQGPKIRIGKLEKDEVEILTGNNIEITIDTILGNENIISSSYQELIVDAKIGNQILIDDGLIKLEIISKKERSVVCKILEGGKLKPKKGMNLPGMILSTPSFTETDKKNMEFAFKHRVDYVALSFVRYAEDIYELKNWMKSKGYNKPIIAKIEKPEAVENFEAILEASDGIMVARGDLGVELAPQLVPIIQKNIIGRCNSVGKLVITATQMLESMITNPIPTRAEASDVANAVLDGTDVVMLSGETAVGKYPRQTIKTMKSILMSTESQSQFKTKVKFENPKSKADNIFDATGKAFVEIANQVNAKALVVFTHQGRKANILSKYNPDAHIFAFSDSFDTLNHLNLHKGIKPYFLKDIMNEDFYIKSALEILIKDEIVTTGDVVVFTAGAPIDEINRKNWVRFLVVD